A section of the Parasteatoda tepidariorum isolate YZ-2023 chromosome 6, CAS_Ptep_4.0, whole genome shotgun sequence genome encodes:
- the LOC107450003 gene encoding elongation factor Ts, mitochondrial, with protein sequence MIGFFSCRSYHTTKTILSATAAKSSLLGKLRKSTGFSISNCKKALEQFPEDLNKAEEWLQKEAKKMGWSKWNKIQNRVAVQGLIGVYAEHNIGAMVEVNCETDFVARNIEFQNLVGNVLLGCLDKSKEYEMPENKEFQKNLLGEIDLMNLNCKSLNMQELLSAAISKFNEKTVFKRAVILKTNGKLSVTGLSHPSQHCPNFHQCQIGKFGALVIHRSKDQQEDTTLGTNMCQHIIGMNPISIGAEDLAELERMKNVDDVEVKDAEEEEEIELKDSDETRLLFQPYLLDPNLNVYNYTKEQADILDFVRFECGGQ encoded by the exons ATGATTGG TTTCTTCAGTTGTCGTTCTTACCATACCACTAAGACAATCTTATCTGCTACTGCGGCCAAAAGTTCTTTGCTAGGAAAGTTGagaaaatctactggattttcaaTATCAAATTGTAAGAAGGCATTGGAACAATTTCCTGAAGACTTGAATAAA gCAGAAGAATGGTTACAGAAGGAAGCGAAGAAGATGGGTTGGTCAAAGTGGAACAAGATTCAAAATCGAGTGGCTGTCCAGGGACTCATTGGTGTATATGCTGAACACAATATTGGTGCCATGGTCGAA GTAAACTGTGAAACTGATTTTGTTGCAAGAAATATAGAATTTCAGAACTTAGTTGGGAATGTTTTGCTTGGTTGCCTGgataaaagtaaagaatatgaaatgcctgaaaacaaagaatttcaaaaa aatttattGGGCGAAATCGATTTGATGAATCTTAACTGTAAGTCTTTGAACATGCAAGAACTTTTAAGTGCTGCcattagtaaatttaatgaaaagactgtttttaaaagagctgttattttaaaaacaaatggaaaATTGTCTGTTACTGGACTTAGCCACCCGAGTCAACATTGTCCTAATTTTCACCAATGTCAAATTG gAAAGTTTGGTGCTTTAGTAATCCATCGATCAAAAGATCAACAAGAAGACACCACGTTAGGCACAAATATGTGCCAACATATTATTGGAATGAATCCTATATCTATTGGAGCTGAAGATTTGGCCGAATTAGAAAGGATGAAAAATGTAGATGATGTTGAGGTAAAAGATGCTGAGGAGGAAGAGGAGATTGAGCTGAAAGACTCAGATGAAACTAGACTTCTCTTTCAGCCATATCTATTAGATCCAAACTTAAACGTGTATAATTATACTAAGGAACAAGCTGATATTTTGGATTTTGTAAGATTTGAATGTGGTGGACAATAA